One genomic region from Actinocatenispora thailandica encodes:
- a CDS encoding MFS transporter — MILEHRRSVVLLALIAAFMVFVDGTIVTIALPELATQLDASRRELEWSVNAYTLSFAATMLAAGAVTDVLGAKRTFVAGLLVFGTSSAICTAAGSMVALDLARLAQGAGAALLLPSALVLATASAPDERARHRLIGAWTAAGGVGMAAGPLLGGVLVATAGWRAVFAVNVVIAVPAVAWSLRSMPAVPRRDRRFDTAGMIAATALIGGLVFACIEAPARGWSSPTVLAAMVLALAGLAGFVRAERTVRTPLLPPGVYTDRRFTASTGQGALFNFTFYGLLFAMSLLLQQGRGLDPLRSGLLFLPLTGLISLGSLCAAPLAQRLGRRGVLYLGQAGLTGALLAVAWASTAAGLWPLVAALLPAGFFAGMLVPTMTAQSIAAVPPDLHGAAAAAFNTSRQLGAALGVATFGPLLGSRHDLTGGFVTCVSVGAAATAVALLLTILARPATVPAPVGSGR; from the coding sequence GCTCGATGCCTCCCGCCGCGAACTGGAATGGTCGGTCAACGCGTACACGCTGTCGTTCGCCGCGACGATGCTCGCCGCCGGGGCCGTCACCGACGTGCTCGGCGCCAAGCGCACCTTCGTCGCCGGCCTGCTGGTCTTCGGTACGTCCTCCGCGATCTGCACCGCCGCCGGATCGATGGTCGCGCTGGACCTCGCCCGGCTGGCCCAGGGTGCCGGCGCGGCACTGCTGCTGCCCAGCGCGCTGGTGCTGGCGACCGCGTCCGCACCGGACGAACGAGCCCGGCACCGGCTCATCGGCGCCTGGACCGCCGCCGGCGGCGTCGGCATGGCGGCCGGCCCGCTGCTCGGCGGCGTGCTGGTCGCCACCGCCGGCTGGCGCGCGGTCTTCGCGGTCAACGTGGTCATCGCCGTCCCGGCCGTGGCCTGGAGCCTGCGCTCGATGCCCGCCGTACCGCGCCGCGACCGGCGCTTCGACACGGCCGGGATGATCGCCGCGACCGCGCTGATCGGTGGGCTGGTCTTCGCCTGCATCGAGGCGCCGGCACGGGGCTGGTCCAGCCCCACCGTGCTGGCCGCGATGGTCCTGGCGCTGGCCGGACTGGCCGGCTTCGTCCGGGCCGAGCGAACAGTCCGCACCCCGTTGCTGCCGCCCGGGGTGTACACCGATCGCCGCTTCACGGCCAGCACGGGCCAGGGCGCGCTGTTCAACTTCACCTTCTACGGCCTGCTGTTCGCGATGAGCCTGCTGCTCCAGCAGGGGCGCGGGCTCGACCCGCTGCGCAGCGGCCTGCTCTTCCTGCCGCTGACCGGCCTCATCTCGCTCGGCAGCCTGTGCGCGGCGCCGCTCGCCCAGCGACTCGGCCGCCGCGGGGTGCTCTACCTCGGTCAGGCGGGGCTGACCGGCGCCCTGCTCGCGGTCGCCTGGGCGAGCACCGCAGCCGGACTCTGGCCGCTGGTGGCCGCCCTGCTGCCGGCCGGCTTCTTCGCCGGGATGCTGGTACCGACCATGACCGCGCAGTCGATCGCCGCGGTGCCGCCCGACCTGCACGGTGCGGCAGCCGCGGCCTTCAACACGTCCCGGCAGCTCGGCGCCGCGCTCGGGGTCGCCACCTTCGGCCCGCTGCTCGGTTCCCGGCACGACCTCACCGGTGGCTTCGTGACCTGCGTGAGCGTCGGCGCGGCGGCCACCGCGGTCGCGCTGCTGCTGACCATACTGGCGCGCCCGGCGACGGTACCGGCACCGGTCGGCTCCGGCCGGTGA
- a CDS encoding carboxymuconolactone decarboxylase family protein encodes MQARLDVMATELGPKLVKHLVASHRAVTASSVPQATLNLVDIRASQINGCAPCLDMHTKEAIAAGETSVRLNLVACWREASVFTEPERAALELAEQGTRLADGAGVDEDAWQNAAKHYDEEQLAALVAQIALINTFNRLNVITRQVGGSYQAGQLG; translated from the coding sequence ATGCAGGCTCGACTCGACGTCATGGCCACCGAACTCGGCCCGAAGCTCGTCAAGCACCTGGTCGCGTCGCACCGCGCCGTCACCGCATCGTCGGTACCGCAGGCGACGCTGAACCTGGTCGACATCCGGGCCAGCCAGATCAACGGCTGCGCACCCTGCCTCGACATGCACACCAAGGAGGCCATCGCGGCGGGGGAGACCTCGGTACGGCTGAACCTGGTCGCCTGCTGGCGGGAGGCGAGCGTGTTCACCGAGCCCGAGCGTGCCGCGCTGGAACTCGCCGAGCAGGGCACCCGGCTGGCCGACGGCGCCGGTGTCGACGAGGACGCCTGGCAGAACGCGGCCAAGCACTACGACGAGGAGCAGCTGGCGGCGCTGGTCGCGCAGATCGCGCTGATCAACACGTTCAACCGGCTCAACGTGATCACCCGCCAGGTCGGCGGCAGCTACCAGGCCGGCCAGCTCGGCTGA
- a CDS encoding sigma-70 family RNA polymerase sigma factor produces MAATGPETLAAAFEQQRGRLVAVAYRMLGSRSDAEDAVQEAWLRLNRQDAAAIDNLAGWLTTVVGRICIDLLRSRRTHPEVSYEHQLPDFVVTEDDGAQPADEAVLAESVGLALLVVLDTLGPAERLAFVLHDMFAVPFDEVGRVLDRSPDAAKMLASRARRKVQGTARPSDDRQRQREVVDAFLAASRAGDFDGLLRVLDPDVRWTAHTARGVLVRRGAAEVAERAQLGARAAVDARRALVNGEPGIVVRGPSGTLIGVMACTVADGRLVEILSVNDPALLASIDAPGR; encoded by the coding sequence ATGGCAGCAACGGGGCCGGAGACGCTTGCGGCGGCATTCGAACAGCAGCGGGGACGGCTGGTGGCGGTCGCGTACCGGATGCTCGGGTCGCGCAGCGACGCCGAGGATGCCGTGCAGGAGGCGTGGCTGCGGCTCAACCGCCAGGACGCCGCCGCGATCGACAACCTGGCCGGCTGGCTGACCACCGTGGTCGGCCGGATCTGCATCGATCTGCTGCGCTCCCGCAGAACGCACCCCGAGGTGTCGTACGAGCACCAGCTGCCCGACTTCGTGGTGACCGAGGACGACGGCGCGCAGCCGGCGGACGAGGCGGTACTGGCCGAGTCCGTCGGGTTGGCGCTGCTGGTGGTGCTCGACACGCTCGGGCCGGCGGAACGGCTGGCGTTCGTGCTGCACGACATGTTCGCGGTGCCCTTCGACGAGGTCGGCCGGGTCCTCGACCGGTCCCCGGACGCGGCGAAGATGCTGGCCAGCCGGGCCCGCCGCAAGGTGCAGGGCACCGCCCGGCCGAGCGACGACCGGCAGCGGCAGCGGGAGGTCGTGGACGCGTTCCTGGCCGCCTCGCGGGCCGGCGACTTCGACGGGCTGCTGCGGGTACTCGATCCGGACGTGCGGTGGACGGCGCACACCGCCCGCGGGGTGCTGGTCCGGCGCGGCGCGGCCGAGGTCGCCGAGCGCGCCCAGCTCGGTGCCCGGGCCGCGGTGGACGCCCGCCGCGCGCTGGTCAACGGCGAGCCCGGCATCGTGGTACGCGGGCCGAGCGGCACGCTGATCGGCGTGATGGCCTGTACGGTCGCCGACGGCCGGCTGGTCGAGATCCTTTCCGTCAACGACCCCGCCCTGCTGGCCTCGATCGACGCCCCCGGCCGGTAG
- a CDS encoding RNA polymerase sigma factor, protein MIEAAQAGDLDSLTAVVHGAHPHVRRFAQHLCATSQDAEDAAQEALLVLYRKIGTLRTTAALTSWMFRIVRNECLRRARSWRREVPAEAADRPAPVGSAEEEALDRLDAARVAAAIRALPETQRRVLVLRDVLGHPGRAVAESLGLSTAAMKSQLHRARTAVRRELRDTGIGAGRG, encoded by the coding sequence GTGATCGAGGCCGCGCAGGCCGGGGACCTCGACTCGCTCACCGCCGTGGTGCACGGCGCCCACCCGCACGTCCGGCGCTTCGCCCAGCACCTGTGCGCCACCAGCCAGGACGCGGAGGACGCGGCGCAGGAGGCGCTGCTCGTGCTGTACCGCAAGATCGGCACCCTGCGCACCACCGCGGCCCTCACGTCGTGGATGTTCCGGATCGTCCGGAACGAGTGCCTGCGCCGCGCCCGGTCGTGGCGCCGTGAGGTCCCGGCCGAGGCCGCCGACCGGCCCGCGCCGGTCGGATCGGCCGAGGAGGAGGCGCTGGACCGGCTCGACGCCGCGCGGGTCGCCGCGGCGATCCGGGCGCTGCCGGAGACCCAGCGCCGGGTACTGGTGCTGCGCGACGTGCTGGGCCACCCGGGACGCGCGGTCGCCGAGTCGCTCGGGCTGAGTACCGCGGCGATGAAGTCCCAGCTGCACCGGGCGCGTACGGCGGTGCGCCGGGAGCTGCGCGACACCGGCATCGGCGCCGGGCGCGGCTGA
- a CDS encoding peroxiredoxin family protein: MLAIGSPAPDLEFQDTTGRPVRLSDHRGHPVLLYFLRSSTCPVCNRHVRDLAANAARLADVRILLVVPEDRSTAAAWRARRDVGFPVLVGRGDHPHQRVGLGRRVFGSIQQSGTVLLDAAGAVRHVRAATVPTGGYDRAAILAAVDALRTDTTGAPGNAVC; the protein is encoded by the coding sequence ATGCTCGCCATCGGATCGCCGGCCCCGGATCTGGAGTTCCAGGACACCACCGGCCGCCCCGTCCGCCTCTCGGACCATCGCGGTCACCCGGTCCTGCTGTACTTCCTGCGGTCCAGTACCTGCCCGGTGTGCAACCGGCACGTCCGGGACCTGGCCGCCAACGCGGCGCGGCTGGCCGACGTCCGCATCCTGCTGGTGGTACCCGAGGACCGCAGCACGGCCGCGGCCTGGCGGGCCCGCCGCGACGTCGGGTTCCCGGTGCTCGTCGGCCGCGGCGACCACCCGCACCAGCGGGTCGGCCTGGGCCGCCGGGTCTTCGGCAGCATCCAGCAGTCCGGCACGGTACTGCTGGACGCGGCCGGTGCGGTTCGGCACGTGCGCGCCGCCACCGTACCGACCGGCGGGTACGACCGGGCCGCCATCCTCGCCGCGGTCGACGCGCTGCGCACCGACACCACCGGGGCGCCGGGCAATGCGGTCTGCTAG